Proteins from one Drosophila gunungcola strain Sukarami chromosome 3R, Dgunungcola_SK_2, whole genome shotgun sequence genomic window:
- the LOC128253272 gene encoding nuclear envelope pore membrane protein POM 121, which translates to MERRRFNLSSMSPMADSTRIDASLMGNRHSPASFLRGLSPKGANTTLNGTRTPERSLMNHTATSPSSISRQKLNLSQLDPRTFVDVHSSGLASRIVAYHESSLGGRSGLQRSMSASNLYNPLTQPRRAPATPLPYKSKVPALSMTQIAPPERSFYSGNTLPSLLRSNSLAGVVHKASEQEQLSRENRPILHPPHPQHESEPTRSVLEELKEISRKRINSGDASSPHDFTKRSCHRGVDFVDHHRHQQQLTQMPQHQQQQNQSFKRQRELTVSVPLRHHSTSLVPAPPSMQHMLSNGSISPTQSPEQLAKRPNCSYNNDIASSLSSSRRHRNKRKLFDMRESFQRSKCEPTASGSSPDNSPGENVAKIQRKVIAESVTKASSMPVLSVSPVPPARTISAPPADQRSAEVPTVTEKPKLTLFNARQSQTKAEQPRQDLNSPEVDAGECAGINFVKPKQQNSMLGVKNPSVERTHKTKLAIMLSGLKGELYHGEPDELDAPAPAPVDLPTPIKPTIAPPVTTTTTTTTTTSTATMSTSAPSKPVILSNQVIKPAETSTTSTTDPLPKLVFGQSATTASPNPAAAPKTTEKDPAPPAGIPAKLELPAKSLAPAATTQPLITFGTPKSSAAPTLSFGNASTTVTTTLSTSATTTKPMFSFGQPSANGTTVGVASGFKIDSPATTKANSTNSGTPATTTTTFGAVTTTITFGAATTTTTFGAAIPTTTSTTSSISFGKPISAGPTGPATMNNPATEIISPFGTGPSTTSNAMNSSGSKPIFAFGQSGNATSGTPASSGNEAPAAKPAVFSFGGSTTQPAGAALTQSFGSQSQPGANSFAGVFSQPAATKAEPTKPGIFGSQDNSFGSAFKPPGDAAATTAAEPAKPFGFGATTTVAGGAPAPTNLFAFGGSATSKTTEPTTTNTANNVFGQNAATTKPFAFGGAAAAAAGGSSENKDNKSIFAFGGGGGAGADNNSAAKPSSLFNFGGAEKSAPPAFGSAAPSASSAAPTPASNAFGFGSAQQKPATPMFGSGSAQQAASAAPPVAATKPFGFGGAQQASAPSASPASGGFSFAAAASKNTSEASGTNMFGSPASTSKTTFNFGGNTGNQTGAASPGGFSFATPTKKEAPAATNMFGSPNTGVVKPSFSFSNNNPCTQSAAPAPAPSFGGFGAPAAPPTGASNQNKPFAFGGGSAAPAPSASPMGGNLFANAVAATQNQPKPGGVFPFGGAKSTASSTTAGNAPFSFGGAATGGIASPPSNQGMNTAKPFTFGSPAPAPAASNPAGAFSFGGGGSPAQQANAGNMFAPPSESRPIRKATRRLQK; encoded by the exons ATGGAGCGTCGTCGCTTTAACTTGAGCAGCATGTCGCCCATGGCGGATTCCACGCGGATTGACGCGTCGCTAAT GGGCAATCGCCACTCGCCCGCCAGTTTCTTGAGGGGGCTGAGTCCCAAGGGGGCGAACACCACGCTCAATGGCACCCGCACCCCGGAAAGGTCATTGATGAACCACACGGCCACATCGCCCAGCAGCATATCGCGACAAAAACTGAACCTCAGCCAGTTGGATCCCAG AACATTTGTCGATGTGCACAGCAGTGGACTGGCCTCCCGGATAGTGGCCTACCATGAGAGCAGCCTGGGCGGACGCAGTGGTCTGCAGCGCAGCATGTCCGCCAGCAATCTGTACAATCCACTGACGCAGCCGCGCAGGGCTCCCGCCACCCCGCTGCCCTACAAATCGAAGGTGCCGGCGCTTTCCATGACCCAAATTGCACCACCGGAGCGGAGCTTCTATTCCGGCAACACACTGCCCAGCCTTTTGCGCTCCAACTCTCTGGCGGGAGTGGTGCACAAGGCCAgcgagcaggagcagctgTCGCGGGAGAATCGACCAATCTTGCATCCGCCGCATCCGCAGCACGAGAGTGAACCAACCAGGAGCGTGCTGGAGGAGCTCAAGGAGATTTCGCGGAAGCGAATCAACAGTGGT GATGCGTCCTCGCCTCACGACTTTACGAAAAGGAGTTGCCATCGAGGTGTGGACTTTGTGGACCACCACCGTCACCAACAACAGCTCACCCAGATGccgcagcatcagcagcagcaaaatcagTCCTTTAAGAGACAACGCGAACTCACTGTATCGGTTCCTCTCAGGCATCATTCGACATCGCTGGTGCCTGCTCCACCTTCAATGCAGCATATGCTCTCCAATGGCAGCATATCGCCCACCCAGTCGCCGGAGCAGCTTGCCAAGCGGCCCAACTGCAGCTACAACAACGACATTGCCTCCTCGCTGAGCTCCAGTCGGCGGCACAGAAACAAGCGGAAGCTGTTCGACATGCGGGAGAGCTTTCAGCGGAGCAAATGTGAGCCCACTGCCAGTGGGAGCTCGCCGGACAACTCCCCCGGCGAGAATGTGGCCAAAATTCAGCGTAAAGTGATCGCAGAATCGGTTACCAAGGCGTCGAGCATGCCCGTTCTCTCTGTGTCGCCAGTGCCTCCTGCGCGGACAATTTCAGCACCTCCAGCAGATCAGAGATCTGCAGAAGTTCCGACTGTGACGGAGAAACCCAAGCTTACGCTATTCAATGCGCGGCAGTCTCAAACGAAAGCGGAACAGCCGCGACAGGATCTGAACAGTCCGGAGGTTGATGCCGGGGAATGCGCGGGCATTAATTTTGTGAAGCCTAAGCAGCAGAACTCCATGCTGGGCGTTAAAAATCCCAGTGTTGAACGCACGCACAAGACCAAACTGGCCATAATGCTCAGTGGATTGAAGGGTGAACTGTACCATGGTGAACCGGACGAACTAGACGCTCCAGCGCCAGCTCCTGTGGACCTGCCAACGCCCATAAAACCTACAATTGCGCCGCCTGTGACTACAACTACAACCACCACGACCACAACCTCCACCGCGACCATGAGTACTTCGGCGCCCAGCAAGCCGGTAATACTAAGTAACCAGGTGATAAAGCCAGCGGAAACGTCAACCACAAGTACCACCGACCCACTGCCGAAACTTGTGTTTGGCCAGTCGGCGACGACCGCTTCACCGAACCCAGCAGCGGCGCCAAAGACCACCGAGAAGGATCCGGCACCACCAGCAGGAATCCCTGCCAAGCTCGAATTACCAGCTAAATCTTTGGCGCCTGCAGCAACAACTCAACCATTGATTACTTTTGGCACACCGAAATCCTCTGCTGCACCCACACTCTCATTTGGAAATGCCAGCACTACTGTAACTACTACTTTAAGCACCAGTGCCACCACCACAAAGCCAATGTTCTCATTTGGGCAACCGTCTGCCAATGGAACAACAGTAGGCGTCGCATCTGGATTCAAAATAGACAGCCCCGCAACGACAAAAGCCAATTCAACTAACTCAGGAACGCCGGCCACAACTACAACTACTTTTGGAGCGGTCACAACTACAATTACTTTTGGAGCGGCCACAACTACAACTACTTTTGGAGCGGCCATACCAACGACGACATCGACCACGTCATCCATCAGCTTTGGCAAGCCGATTTCAGCAGGACCAACAGGACCGGCCACAATGAACAACCCAGCCACAGAAATAATATCGCCATTTGGAACAGGACCATCGACCACTAGCAATGCGATGAACTCATCGGGAAGCAAACCAATATTTGCCTTTGGACAGTCGGGCAATGCAACCTCAGGGACTCCGGCAAGCAGTGGAAATGAAGCACCTGCTGCCAAACCGGCTGTTTTCAGCTTTGGCGGTAGCACCACTCAACCAGCTGGAGCAGCATTAACACAATCGTTTGGCAGTCAATCGCAGCCGGGCGCTAACTCTTTTGCCGGGGTTTTCAGTCAACCCGCGGCTACCAAGGCCGAGCCAACTAAGCCTGGTATCTTCGGAAGTCAGGACAACAGCTTTGGAAGCGCCTTTAAACCACCAGGAGATGCCGCAGCAACCACAGCTGCCGAGCCTGCCAAGCCATTCGGTTTTGGAGCTACCACAACCGTGGCAGGCGGAGCCCCAGCGCCCACGAATCTCTTTGCCTTTGGAGGATCAGCCACATCGAAGACAACAGAACCTACTACAACTAATACCGCAAACAATGTGTTTGGTCAGAATGCAGCTACCACCAAGCCCTTTGCCTttggaggagcagcagcagcagcagctggaggaAGCAGTGAAAATAAGGACAACAAATCAATATTTGCAtttggaggaggaggaggagcaggagcagacAACAACTCGGCAGCCAAGCCGAGTTCGTTGTTTAACTTTGGCGGCGCGGAAAAGAGCGCACCACCTGCCTTTGGCAGCGCAGCACCATCGGCATCATCTGCAGCGCCCACACCGGCAAGCAACGCCTTTGGATTCGGCTCAGCCCAGCAGAAGCCTGCCACACCCATGTTTGGCAGTGGATCAGCCCAACAGGCCGCGTCTGCAGCCCCTCCTGTGGCAGCCACCAAACCATTTGGATTTGGAGGTGCCCAGCAGGCGTCTGCACCATCGGCGTCGCCAGCTTCTGGAGGATTCTCGTTTGCCGCAGCGGCATCAAAGAATACCTCTGAAGCGAGTGGAACAAATATGTTTGGCAGTCCCGCCAGCACCAGCAAGACGACTTTTAACTTTGGCGGAAACACCGGCAACCAGACAGGAGCAGCATCGCCAGGTGGCTTCTCTTTTGCCACACCAACCAAGAAGGAAGCGCCTGCGGCCACAAACATGTTTGGAAGCCCCAACACCGGAGTGGTTAAGCCAAGCTTTAGTTTTTCAAACAACAATCCGTGCACCCAATCAGCAGCTCCTGCTCCGGCGCCCAGCTTTGGAGGATTCGGAGCACCAGCAGCGCCACCAACAGGCGCATCCAATCAGAACAAACCGTTTGCCTTTGGAGGAGGCTCGGCGGCTCCCGCTCCCAGCGCCTCACCCATGGGCGGCAACCTGTTCGCCAATGCGGTGGCTGCCACCCAAAACCAACCGAAGCCGGGAGGAGTCTTCCCGTTCGGCGGGGCTAAGAGCACCGCCAGCAGCACGACAGCCGGCAATGCGCCCTTCTCCTTTGGCGGAGCAGCTACAGGCGGCATCGCCTCGCCGCCCAGCAACCAGGGCATGAACACAGCGAAGCCATTCACCTTTGGAAGCCCAGCACCTGCGCCGGCAGCTAGCAATCCGGCAGGAGCCTTCAGcttcggcggcggcggcagtcCGGCCCAACAGGCGAACGCCGGAAACATGTTCGCCCCACCGTCGGAGAGTCGACCCATCCGCAAAGCCACCCGGCGACTGCAGAAATAA
- the LOC128253313 gene encoding tyrosine-protein kinase Abl isoform X1: protein MVTTIKITCDGVFIQSNSYLMPSSPPNGAGAAGSASSDRALKSASASPSNSNNESDNSQTSSGSQTASSSSKRSNRSVAHRSHRGSGAQDTRRRYYFGSKDIYWCKQSREASAAGTISGPGSGSGLGLTRSASSATHKEAATHATHSGGQVISRARRKPILLCSSLSAAYAPPRRREFYFCDKYAPNTGRSTPNTITSPAKNESSPPIDARLLNFLRCAHRKFQAAKTKSELQHTKERSLGNSREKTRKNGQQSSRSLPPIASSEEWFDEEALARENQTSKERSQSKEQEQEQEKEKKEPLSRKASGEGDLITVEIKQGPLRKPKQPSPANEGATTTTGTAMNSHATATQNGQTTVVGHHRGFSQPSVTVAAAAATGSTAGDPWFLQTTGHQMPPTAPLRHNKRPAPQPNAVLGAGSAGTGPAAGSAVGAVLLHQQQLSQSQPHIVPPSIPPHHHHHRENNVHPSQAGAAAALHLSSHALNSHNLISSASNHSPKSPSQTQQQQQQQTTSQQQQQQQQQQQQQASHSILSTFAPAPTVTSVQPAGSQAIVGTAAAVAAVAQQQQQQHLQLLANCASGGAGLMSSSLNAAQMALHGAERALPPKSLALSGSQHGSNMLLHTATQPTQPSQAAPVASGSGSGSGSAGMSTSLHSFDINGAGAVASGVNASSAWSSGSTTAMNHASLSPTAMAPQQGRSRCEVKLNAMPWFHGSITRDEAEHLLQPREDGLFLVRESTNFPGDYTLCVCFQSKVEHYRVKYLENKLTIDDEEYFENLGQLVAHYEADADGLCTQLIKCLPKLGKQEFCINSKDFVDKGWVIPEAELQLRESIGKGEFGDVMLGILRNEKVAVKMLKDEGAVQKFLAEASVMTTLEHDNLVKFIGLVFTSKHLYLVTEYMSKGSLVDYLRSRGRQHITKKDQIIFAYDTASGMEYLEAKKVVHRDLAARNVLISEECVAKVSDFGLAREECYNLDVGKLPIKWTAPEALKNGRFSNKSDMWSFGILLWEIYSFGRVPYPRIPLADVVKHVEVGYKMEAPEGCPPEIYEMMRQAWDLNPAKRPTFAELKVKLQLLNNATA, encoded by the exons ATGGTGACAACAATTAAGATAACCTGCGATGGAGTCTTCATCCAGTCCAACTCGTACCTCATGCCCTCGTCTCCTCCCAACGGAGCAGGTGCAGCAGGATCGGCTTCCTCGGATCGGGCACTGAAATCTGCGTCCGCATCGCCATCCAATTCGAACAACGAGAGCGACAATTCGCAGACGAGCAGCGGCAGTCAGACGGCTTCGAGTAGCAGCAAGCGGTCCAATCGATCGGTGGCCCATCGGAGCCATCGAGGATCGGGAGCGCAGGACACGAGGCGACGCTACTACTTTGGCAGCAAGGACATCTATTGGTGCAAGCAGAGCAGGGAGGCATCTGCGGCAGGAACAATCTCGGGACCGGGATCAGGATCGGGTTTGGGATTAACGAGAAGTGCAAGCAGTGCAACACACAAGGAGGCGGCCACCCACGCCACCCACAGTGGTGGCCAGGTCATCTCCCGGGCACGCCGCAAGCCCATCCTTCTGTGCAGCAGCTTGAGCGCTGCCTATGCACCTCCCCGCCGGCGGGAGTTCTATTTCTGCGACAAGTATGCACCAAATACAGGAAGAAGTACGCCGAATACAATCACTTCACCTGCCAAAAACGAATCCTCCCCGCCCATCGATGCTCGTCTGCTGAACTTTCTACGCTGCGCCCATCGCAAGTTCCAGGCGGCCAAAACCAAATCCGAGCTCCAACACACCAAAGAAAGATCCTTGGGAAATTCCCGGGAGAAGACAAGGAAAAACGGACAGCAATCCTCGCGCTCGCTTCCGCCCATCGCCAGCTCGGAGGAGTGGTTCG ACGAGGAAGCCCTAGCCAGGGAAAACCAGACCAGCAAGGAGAGGAGCCAGAGCAAGGAGCaagagcaggagcaggaaaaGGAGAAGAAGGAACCGCTCTCGAGGAAGGCGTCCGGCGAGGGTGATCTGATCACCGTCGAGATCAAGCAGGGACCGCTGAGGAAGCCAAAGCAGCCGTCGCCAGCCAACGAAGGCGCAACCACGACGACCGGCACGGCTATGAACAGCCACGCGACTGCCACGCAGAACGGACAAACCACGGTCGTCGGACACCATCGTGGATTTTCGCAGCCGTCGGTGACGGTGGCCGCTGCAGCGGCGACGGGCAGCACGGCCGGCGATCCATGGTTCCTGCAGACCACCGGCCACCAGATGCCGCCCACCGCACCGCTGCGGCACAACAAGCGTCCCGCGCCCCAACCGAATGCGGTCCTGGGTGCGGGATCCGCTGGCACTGGCCCTGCAGCCGGATCGGCGGTGGGGGCTGTGCTGCTCCACCAACAGCAGCTCAGCCAGTCGCAGCCGCACATCGTGCCGCCCAGCATACCGCCgcatcaccaccaccatcgcGAGAACAATGTG caTCCCAGCCAGGCGGGCGCGGCAGCTGCACTGCATTTGTCATCGCATGCGCTTAATAGTCATAATTTAATCAGCAGCGCCAGCAATCATTCGCCCAAGTCCCCCAGCCAgacgcagcaacagcagcagcagcagacgacgagccaacaacagcagcagcagcagcaacaacagcagcaacaggccTCCCACAGCATACTGTCCACGTTTGCGCCCGCCCCCACAGTGACATCTGTGCAGCCGGCGGGATCGCAGGCGATAGTCGGTACCGCCGCCGCAGTGGCCGCCGttgcccagcagcaacaacagcagcacctCCAGCTGCTGGCCAACTGCGCGTCCGGCGGAGCGGGCCTGATGTCCTCCTCGCTGAATGCGGCCCAAATGGCGTTGCACGGCGCCGAGCGGGCGCTGCCGCCAAAGAGTCTGGCGCTGAGTGGCAGCcagcacggcagcaacatgcTGCTGCACACGGCCACCCAACCGACGCAGCCTTCCCAGGCGGCGCCTGTCGCCAGTGGCAGTGGTAGTGGCAGTGGGTCGGCGGGCATGTCCACCTCGCTGCACAGCTTCGACATCAATGGGGCTGGCGCTGTGGCCAGCGGAGTTAATGCGAGCAGTGCGTGGTCCAGCGGCTCCACCACGGCCATGAACCACGCCTCCCTGTCGCCCACAGCGATGGCACCGCAGCAAGGTCGTTCCCGGTGCGAGGTCAAGCTGAACGCCATGCC ATGGTTCCATGGTAGCATCACCCGGGACGAGGCGGAGCATCTACTGCAGCCCCGTGAGGATGGATTGTTCCTGGTGCGCGAATCCACAAACTTCCCCGGCGACTATACGCTCTGCGTTTGCTTCCAGTCCAAGGTGGAGCACTATCGGGTTAAGTACCTAGAGAACAAGCTGACCATCGACGACGAAGAGTACTTTGAGAATTTGGGACAGCTAGTGGCG CACTATGAAGCGGATGCGGATGGACTGTGCACGCAGCTGATTAAGTGCTTGCCCAAGCTGGGCAAACAAGAGTTCTGCATCAACTCCAAAGATTTCGTGGACAAGGGCTGGGTGATCCCTGAGGCGGAGCTGCAGCTACGCGAGAGCATCGGCAAGGGCGAGTTCGGGGACGTGATGCTGGGCATACTACGCAACGAGAAGGTGGCTGTCAAGATGCTGAAGGACGAGGGGGCCGTGCAAAAGTTTCTGGCCGAAGCCTCGGTCATGAC CACGCTGGAGCACGACAATTTGGTAAAGTTCATCGGTCTGGTCTTCACCAGCAAGCATCTGTATCTGGTTACGGAGTACATGAGCAAGGGATCACTGGTTGATTACCTGCGATCGCGCGGACGACAGCACATAACCAAAAAGGATCAAATCATTTTTGCCTA CGACACTGCCTCTGGTATGGAGTATCTGGAAGCCAAAAAGGTTGTGCATCGCGATCTGGCAGCCCGCAATGTCCTTATCTCGGAGGAATGTGTGGCCAAGGTATCGGATTTCGGTTTGGCACGCGAGGAATGCTATAATCTTGACGTTGGCAAGCTGCCCATCAAATGGACGGCTCCCGAGGCGCTCAAAAATGGG CGCTTCTCCAACAAATCGGACATGTGGAGCTTTGGCATACTTCTGTGGGAAATCTACTCCTTTGGACGCGTGCCTTATCCCAGAATT CCATTAGCCGATGTGGTGAAGCACGTTGAGGTGGGCTATAAAATGGAAGCGCCGGAGGGCTGTCCACCGGAGATCTACGAGATGATGCGCCAGGCCTGGGACTTGAATCCCGCCAAGCGACCCACATTCGCGGAGCTCAAGGTGAAGCTGCAGTTGCTGAACAATGCCACGGCGTGA
- the LOC128253313 gene encoding tyrosine-protein kinase csk-1 isoform X2: MNSHATATQNGQTTVVGHHRGFSQPSVTVAAAAATGSTAGDPWFLQTTGHQMPPTAPLRHNKRPAPQPNAVLGAGSAGTGPAAGSAVGAVLLHQQQLSQSQPHIVPPSIPPHHHHHRENNVHPSQAGAAAALHLSSHALNSHNLISSASNHSPKSPSQTQQQQQQQTTSQQQQQQQQQQQQQASHSILSTFAPAPTVTSVQPAGSQAIVGTAAAVAAVAQQQQQQHLQLLANCASGGAGLMSSSLNAAQMALHGAERALPPKSLALSGSQHGSNMLLHTATQPTQPSQAAPVASGSGSGSGSAGMSTSLHSFDINGAGAVASGVNASSAWSSGSTTAMNHASLSPTAMAPQQGRSRCEVKLNAMPWFHGSITRDEAEHLLQPREDGLFLVRESTNFPGDYTLCVCFQSKVEHYRVKYLENKLTIDDEEYFENLGQLVAHYEADADGLCTQLIKCLPKLGKQEFCINSKDFVDKGWVIPEAELQLRESIGKGEFGDVMLGILRNEKVAVKMLKDEGAVQKFLAEASVMTTLEHDNLVKFIGLVFTSKHLYLVTEYMSKGSLVDYLRSRGRQHITKKDQIIFAYDTASGMEYLEAKKVVHRDLAARNVLISEECVAKVSDFGLAREECYNLDVGKLPIKWTAPEALKNGRFSNKSDMWSFGILLWEIYSFGRVPYPRIPLADVVKHVEVGYKMEAPEGCPPEIYEMMRQAWDLNPAKRPTFAELKVKLQLLNNATA; encoded by the exons ATGAACAGCCACGCGACTGCCACGCAGAACGGACAAACCACGGTCGTCGGACACCATCGTGGATTTTCGCAGCCGTCGGTGACGGTGGCCGCTGCAGCGGCGACGGGCAGCACGGCCGGCGATCCATGGTTCCTGCAGACCACCGGCCACCAGATGCCGCCCACCGCACCGCTGCGGCACAACAAGCGTCCCGCGCCCCAACCGAATGCGGTCCTGGGTGCGGGATCCGCTGGCACTGGCCCTGCAGCCGGATCGGCGGTGGGGGCTGTGCTGCTCCACCAACAGCAGCTCAGCCAGTCGCAGCCGCACATCGTGCCGCCCAGCATACCGCCgcatcaccaccaccatcgcGAGAACAATGTG caTCCCAGCCAGGCGGGCGCGGCAGCTGCACTGCATTTGTCATCGCATGCGCTTAATAGTCATAATTTAATCAGCAGCGCCAGCAATCATTCGCCCAAGTCCCCCAGCCAgacgcagcaacagcagcagcagcagacgacgagccaacaacagcagcagcagcagcaacaacagcagcaacaggccTCCCACAGCATACTGTCCACGTTTGCGCCCGCCCCCACAGTGACATCTGTGCAGCCGGCGGGATCGCAGGCGATAGTCGGTACCGCCGCCGCAGTGGCCGCCGttgcccagcagcaacaacagcagcacctCCAGCTGCTGGCCAACTGCGCGTCCGGCGGAGCGGGCCTGATGTCCTCCTCGCTGAATGCGGCCCAAATGGCGTTGCACGGCGCCGAGCGGGCGCTGCCGCCAAAGAGTCTGGCGCTGAGTGGCAGCcagcacggcagcaacatgcTGCTGCACACGGCCACCCAACCGACGCAGCCTTCCCAGGCGGCGCCTGTCGCCAGTGGCAGTGGTAGTGGCAGTGGGTCGGCGGGCATGTCCACCTCGCTGCACAGCTTCGACATCAATGGGGCTGGCGCTGTGGCCAGCGGAGTTAATGCGAGCAGTGCGTGGTCCAGCGGCTCCACCACGGCCATGAACCACGCCTCCCTGTCGCCCACAGCGATGGCACCGCAGCAAGGTCGTTCCCGGTGCGAGGTCAAGCTGAACGCCATGCC ATGGTTCCATGGTAGCATCACCCGGGACGAGGCGGAGCATCTACTGCAGCCCCGTGAGGATGGATTGTTCCTGGTGCGCGAATCCACAAACTTCCCCGGCGACTATACGCTCTGCGTTTGCTTCCAGTCCAAGGTGGAGCACTATCGGGTTAAGTACCTAGAGAACAAGCTGACCATCGACGACGAAGAGTACTTTGAGAATTTGGGACAGCTAGTGGCG CACTATGAAGCGGATGCGGATGGACTGTGCACGCAGCTGATTAAGTGCTTGCCCAAGCTGGGCAAACAAGAGTTCTGCATCAACTCCAAAGATTTCGTGGACAAGGGCTGGGTGATCCCTGAGGCGGAGCTGCAGCTACGCGAGAGCATCGGCAAGGGCGAGTTCGGGGACGTGATGCTGGGCATACTACGCAACGAGAAGGTGGCTGTCAAGATGCTGAAGGACGAGGGGGCCGTGCAAAAGTTTCTGGCCGAAGCCTCGGTCATGAC CACGCTGGAGCACGACAATTTGGTAAAGTTCATCGGTCTGGTCTTCACCAGCAAGCATCTGTATCTGGTTACGGAGTACATGAGCAAGGGATCACTGGTTGATTACCTGCGATCGCGCGGACGACAGCACATAACCAAAAAGGATCAAATCATTTTTGCCTA CGACACTGCCTCTGGTATGGAGTATCTGGAAGCCAAAAAGGTTGTGCATCGCGATCTGGCAGCCCGCAATGTCCTTATCTCGGAGGAATGTGTGGCCAAGGTATCGGATTTCGGTTTGGCACGCGAGGAATGCTATAATCTTGACGTTGGCAAGCTGCCCATCAAATGGACGGCTCCCGAGGCGCTCAAAAATGGG CGCTTCTCCAACAAATCGGACATGTGGAGCTTTGGCATACTTCTGTGGGAAATCTACTCCTTTGGACGCGTGCCTTATCCCAGAATT CCATTAGCCGATGTGGTGAAGCACGTTGAGGTGGGCTATAAAATGGAAGCGCCGGAGGGCTGTCCACCGGAGATCTACGAGATGATGCGCCAGGCCTGGGACTTGAATCCCGCCAAGCGACCCACATTCGCGGAGCTCAAGGTGAAGCTGCAGTTGCTGAACAATGCCACGGCGTGA